The following coding sequences lie in one Kitasatospora azatica KCTC 9699 genomic window:
- a CDS encoding ADP-ribosylglycohydrolase family protein, with amino-acid sequence MVKPVARWGRQGMAGKAAVSEARVRGLVLGAALGDAAGVVRGRWPAEGPLRIGVSTQLAAFTIEGAIRASMRSSHRGICHAPSVVWHAYCRWAFLQGIEPERIAERWAGSGGDRWPDGWLAQVPALRERRGSAPATVAALTALTQGTLTRPVSDSRGAHALTRSLALGLLWQLSGSDGCASAIRETAALTHGAADVQEVVAGSAELVSRCLTESDPFQGWTSLGPVAEHPAAALVRRLPLPHSASPDTVVDLLRAPGGVADHGQLAWIAPDATASSALLGALLVVSRFPGRDTVRAALQFAAGAPDGNSVASTAGALLGAAHGVDALPVELLSRLELAWVLDTLARDLLQEHVDSPGGSEYLPARDPNWWNRYPGW; translated from the coding sequence ATGGTGAAACCGGTGGCGCGATGGGGGAGGCAGGGTATGGCGGGGAAGGCGGCGGTGAGTGAGGCGCGGGTGCGGGGGCTGGTGCTGGGAGCGGCGTTGGGGGACGCGGCGGGGGTGGTCCGGGGCCGGTGGCCGGCCGAGGGGCCGTTGCGGATCGGTGTGAGTACGCAGTTGGCGGCGTTCACTATCGAGGGGGCGATCCGCGCCTCGATGCGGAGCAGCCACAGGGGGATCTGTCATGCGCCGTCGGTGGTGTGGCACGCGTATTGCCGCTGGGCGTTTTTGCAGGGGATCGAGCCGGAGCGGATCGCCGAGCGGTGGGCGGGCAGTGGTGGCGACCGGTGGCCGGACGGCTGGCTGGCGCAGGTGCCTGCCTTGCGCGAGCGTCGCGGCTCGGCGCCGGCCACGGTGGCGGCGCTGACCGCCCTGACGCAGGGGACGTTGACGCGGCCGGTCTCCGACAGCCGGGGGGCCCACGCGCTCACCCGGAGCCTGGCCCTTGGACTGCTGTGGCAGCTGTCCGGCTCGGACGGCTGCGCCTCGGCGATCCGTGAGACTGCCGCGCTCACCCACGGTGCTGCGGACGTCCAGGAGGTGGTTGCCGGCTCGGCCGAACTCGTGTCCCGCTGCCTGACCGAGAGCGATCCGTTCCAGGGCTGGACGAGCCTTGGTCCGGTTGCGGAGCACCCGGCCGCCGCGCTGGTCCGTCGGCTGCCCCTGCCGCACTCGGCGAGCCCGGACACCGTTGTGGACCTGCTGAGGGCGCCCGGCGGCGTCGCGGACCACGGGCAGCTCGCCTGGATAGCTCCGGATGCGACGGCCTCCTCGGCGCTGCTCGGCGCGCTCCTGGTCGTCTCCCGCTTCCCCGGCCGCGACACCGTGCGTGCGGCCCTGCAATTCGCGGCCGGCGCGCCGGACGGCAACTCGGTGGCGTCCACCGCCGGCGCGCTGCTGGGTGCCGCGCACGGCGTGGACGCGTTGCCGGTCGAGCTGCTGAGCCGGCTCGAACTGGCCTGGGTGCTCGATACCTTGGCCCGCGACCTGCTTCAGGAGCACGTCGACTCGCCCGGTGGCAGCGAATACTTGCCGGCCCGCGACCCGAACTGGTGGAACCGCTATCCCGGCTGGTGA
- a CDS encoding GPI anchored serine-threonine rich family protein: protein MQTLTTTARRPRLPAAAVLALAYVTATGLAQPQPAAAAAKFSQPITNVVWETGTPHSIIWTDATPGRHPLKLMRGQATALQQVAQIAVVDGAAGHYEWAVPADLPSDNTYAIALGNSPDIGFTGQFTIRNTHAAHAPIPTSALAPAPAPAPARP from the coding sequence ATGCAGACCCTCACCACCACCGCGCGGCGGCCACGCCTTCCGGCCGCCGCCGTCCTGGCCCTCGCATACGTGACGGCCACCGGCCTGGCCCAGCCGCAGCCCGCCGCCGCAGCCGCCAAGTTCTCCCAACCCATCACCAACGTCGTATGGGAAACGGGCACACCACACTCGATCATCTGGACCGACGCCACCCCGGGCCGGCACCCGCTGAAGCTGATGAGGGGACAGGCCACCGCGCTGCAGCAGGTCGCGCAGATCGCCGTCGTCGACGGCGCCGCCGGCCACTACGAGTGGGCCGTCCCAGCTGACCTGCCCAGCGACAACACCTACGCGATCGCACTCGGGAACTCGCCCGACATCGGCTTCACCGGCCAGTTCACCATCCGAAACACCCACGCCGCACACGCACCCATTCCCACATCGGCACTGGCACCCGCACCCGCACCCGCACCCGCAAGGCCCTGA
- a CDS encoding TetR/AcrR family transcriptional regulator codes for MEHGVVSKPEAVTPRERYRAQVQEEIKRHAWEQIASAGASALSLNAIAKQIGMSGPALYRYFVNRDELITELIRDAYRSLADTFRTRAEAGADLAGLAHALRDWALADPQRYFLLYGTPVPGYHAPEDTTRITAEIMSVLLDACADGPLTAVPTSPLEARLAEHLAWAGRHPEATSRRALAFWTRLHGVLSLELAGHFTGMGFDPAHLYAAEVATLTGR; via the coding sequence ATGGAGCACGGGGTCGTGAGCAAGCCGGAGGCGGTGACACCCAGGGAGCGCTACCGCGCCCAGGTGCAGGAGGAGATCAAGCGCCACGCCTGGGAGCAGATCGCCTCGGCCGGTGCCTCCGCGCTCTCGCTCAACGCCATCGCGAAGCAGATCGGCATGAGCGGCCCGGCCCTGTACCGGTACTTCGTCAACCGCGACGAGTTGATCACCGAGCTGATCCGGGACGCCTACCGCAGCCTGGCCGACACCTTCCGCACCCGCGCCGAGGCCGGCGCCGACCTGGCCGGCCTCGCCCACGCCCTGCGCGACTGGGCACTGGCCGACCCGCAGCGGTACTTCCTGCTCTACGGGACCCCGGTGCCCGGCTATCACGCGCCCGAGGACACCACCCGGATCACCGCGGAGATCATGTCCGTCCTGCTGGACGCCTGCGCCGACGGGCCTCTCACCGCAGTTCCGACCTCACCGCTGGAGGCACGGCTGGCCGAGCACCTCGCCTGGGCCGGTCGGCACCCGGAGGCGACGAGCCGGCGCGCACTCGCCTTCTGGACCCGCCTGCACGGCGTGCTCTCCCTCGAACTGGCCGGCCACTTCACGGGCATGGGCTTCGACCCGGCCCACCTCTATGCCGCCGAGGTGGCCACACTCACCGGCCGCTGA
- a CDS encoding bestrophin-like domain, with protein sequence MSSASITVLIAGCVGASILVLFLMVRYIPQRWHEGSTLKDSLEHFSALNRTLFSFILALSIVSAGTSLSKAGDEVSNEGASLVNLYWATRPLPQATRAQVRELTRQYTVTVINEEWPAMAQGATSARAQEQYDELRRVLQDTAGSTQQEQTFARDSLVALREVGDARRARILAVSQHVPDYLWIGLILSAVLLVATSALQIRALTWPGIIGIGGLALLLSGVLTLLSAMNHPFSGGIHVAPDALRFALTRYAVI encoded by the coding sequence ATGAGCTCGGCTTCCATCACCGTCCTGATCGCCGGCTGTGTCGGCGCCTCAATCCTCGTCCTGTTCCTCATGGTTCGCTACATCCCCCAGCGCTGGCACGAGGGATCGACCCTCAAGGACAGCCTCGAACACTTCTCGGCCCTCAACAGGACGTTATTCAGCTTCATCCTGGCCCTCTCGATCGTCTCCGCCGGCACGAGCCTGAGCAAAGCCGGCGACGAGGTCAGCAACGAAGGCGCAAGCCTCGTCAACCTCTACTGGGCAACCCGACCCTTGCCCCAGGCCACACGCGCACAAGTCCGCGAGCTCACCCGCCAGTACACCGTCACCGTGATCAACGAGGAGTGGCCGGCGATGGCCCAGGGCGCCACCAGCGCACGCGCCCAGGAACAGTACGACGAACTGCGGCGCGTACTGCAGGACACGGCAGGCAGCACCCAGCAGGAGCAGACCTTCGCACGGGACTCGCTCGTGGCCCTTCGCGAAGTGGGAGACGCCCGGCGCGCGCGGATACTGGCCGTCTCCCAGCACGTACCCGACTACCTGTGGATCGGCCTGATCCTGTCCGCGGTACTCCTCGTAGCCACATCCGCGCTCCAGATCCGTGCGTTGACCTGGCCGGGAATCATCGGAATCGGCGGCCTGGCCCTGCTGCTGTCCGGCGTGCTGACCCTGCTGTCAGCCATGAACCACCCCTTCAGCGGGGGCATCCACGTAGCACCCGACGCGTTGAGATTCGCCCTTACCCGCTACGCCGTCATCTGA
- a CDS encoding RidA family protein, whose amino-acid sequence MPRTVTLIRSASLSDVAEYAYAATAPADSRLVFLAGACPLNDDGSTAAIGDYAGQAAKAVENMETALAAAGATLQDVISTRVLVASARREDLVTAWKVVRDAFSDHDVPSTLLGVTVLGYENQLVEIEAVAAVLDS is encoded by the coding sequence ATGCCTCGTACCGTCACTCTGATCCGCTCCGCCTCCCTCTCCGACGTCGCCGAGTATGCCTACGCGGCCACGGCACCCGCCGACTCCCGCCTGGTCTTCCTCGCCGGTGCCTGCCCGCTGAACGACGACGGCTCCACGGCAGCGATCGGGGACTACGCGGGCCAGGCTGCGAAAGCGGTCGAGAACATGGAGACGGCTCTGGCTGCCGCGGGTGCAACACTCCAGGACGTCATCAGCACGCGCGTCCTCGTCGCCTCGGCCCGACGTGAGGACCTGGTGACCGCCTGGAAGGTGGTCCGGGACGCGTTCAGTGACCATGATGTCCCCAGCACGTTGCTGGGCGTCACCGTACTTGGCTACGAGAACCAGCTCGTCGAGATCGAGGCCGTCGCTGCCGTCCTCGATTCCTGA
- a CDS encoding flavin monoamine oxidase family protein, with translation MVGDDEASDLKLDYLKVLIDGRLPARAARKKVLVVGAGVAGMAAAALLKQAGHEVVVIEANGSRVGGRVKTFRGVFEDRQLHAEAGAMRLPDFHPMVLALADKLGLKRRLFYNADVAAGAAATGDLPPVVYRSFTGETWSNGDGGPKNAPFVAPTANFRTRIAVNGVQSTRAAYAQSPKSVNGTFGSALDGTTAAAVTKAFEKVTVPDGPIAAQLAAWAGIFQKYDGYSTHRYLVEEAGWDLPTLQAAGTLENMTSRLHYSLVPTLIDHSVISPTNRYWELEGGTDTLTEAMAAPLRNELRMGRRMTRLLQSDTGVRIETCAESGDEESCDGAPTDPVEVFEGDYAIVTIPFSALRFCDIQPLMSYRKRRAVNELHYDSATKVLLEFKTRFWENGPGGFTGGGCVSDSPSRFTYFPSHSPDGSPGGVVLAAYTWSDDAARWDSLTPGERYAFALNDMERLFGPQARTEFTGTGATQSWARARYALGEAVMFTPGQLHELHPATRTVEGRVHFAGEHTSLKPAWIEGALESGVRAFLEVHPR, from the coding sequence ATGGTGGGGGACGACGAGGCGAGTGATCTGAAGCTGGACTATCTGAAGGTCCTTATCGATGGCAGGTTGCCGGCCCGGGCGGCGCGTAAGAAGGTGCTGGTCGTGGGCGCGGGTGTGGCGGGGATGGCCGCCGCGGCGCTGTTGAAGCAGGCCGGCCACGAGGTGGTGGTGATCGAGGCGAACGGGAGCCGGGTCGGCGGGCGGGTCAAGACGTTTCGCGGGGTGTTCGAGGACAGGCAGCTGCACGCGGAGGCGGGGGCGATGCGCCTGCCGGACTTCCACCCGATGGTCCTGGCGCTCGCGGACAAGCTCGGTCTCAAGCGGCGCCTGTTCTACAACGCCGATGTCGCCGCAGGTGCGGCCGCGACCGGTGACCTGCCGCCGGTGGTGTACCGCTCCTTCACGGGCGAGACCTGGAGCAACGGCGACGGTGGGCCCAAGAACGCGCCGTTCGTCGCGCCGACGGCCAACTTCCGTACCAGGATCGCCGTCAACGGCGTCCAGAGCACCCGCGCCGCGTACGCCCAGTCACCGAAGTCGGTCAACGGCACGTTCGGCAGCGCCCTGGACGGCACCACGGCGGCCGCCGTCACCAAGGCCTTCGAGAAGGTCACCGTCCCGGACGGCCCGATCGCGGCCCAGCTGGCCGCCTGGGCGGGCATCTTCCAGAAGTACGACGGCTACTCCACCCACCGCTACCTGGTAGAGGAGGCCGGCTGGGACCTGCCCACCCTCCAGGCGGCCGGGACTTTGGAGAACATGACCTCGCGTCTGCACTACTCCCTGGTCCCCACCTTGATCGACCACTCGGTGATCAGTCCCACCAACCGGTACTGGGAGCTGGAGGGCGGCACCGACACCCTCACCGAGGCCATGGCGGCACCTCTGCGGAACGAGCTGCGGATGGGCCGGCGGATGACGCGCCTGCTGCAGAGCGACACGGGTGTGCGGATCGAGACCTGCGCGGAGAGCGGCGACGAGGAGTCCTGTGACGGCGCGCCCACCGACCCGGTCGAGGTCTTCGAGGGCGACTACGCGATCGTCACCATCCCGTTCAGCGCCCTGCGCTTTTGCGACATCCAGCCGCTCATGTCGTACCGGAAGCGACGCGCCGTCAACGAGCTCCACTACGACTCCGCGACCAAGGTCCTGCTGGAGTTCAAGACCCGCTTCTGGGAGAACGGACCTGGCGGCTTCACCGGTGGCGGCTGCGTCTCCGACAGCCCCAGCCGCTTCACCTACTTCCCCTCCCACAGTCCCGACGGGTCGCCCGGCGGGGTCGTCCTGGCCGCCTACACCTGGTCCGACGACGCCGCCCGCTGGGACTCCCTCACCCCGGGCGAGCGCTACGCCTTCGCCCTGAACGACATGGAACGCCTCTTCGGTCCCCAGGCCCGCACCGAGTTCACCGGAACCGGCGCCACCCAGTCCTGGGCCCGGGCCCGCTACGCGCTGGGTGAGGCCGTCATGTTCACCCCCGGTCAGCTCCACGAGCTGCACCCGGCGACTCGCACGGTCGAGGGCCGGGTCCACTTCGCGGGCGAGCACACCAGCCTCAAGCCGGCCTGGATCGAGGGCGCCCTGGAATCCGGCGTCCGCGCCTTCCTTGAGGTCCACCCTCGCTGA